GATCAGCGAGTAGCCGTTGGAGTGCGGGCCGGAAGACGGCAGGGCGAGCAGGGCATCGCCGGCAGCGACTTTGGAACCGTCGATGATTTCGGATTTTTCCACAACGCCGACGCAGAAGCCGGCCAGGTCGTAGTCTTCGCCTTCGTACATGCCAGGCATTTCAGCGGTTTCGCCGCCGACCAGGGAGCAGCCGGACAGCTCGCAGCCTGCACCGATGCCGGTCACCACTTGGGCGGCGGTGTCGACGTTCAGTTTGCCGGTGGCGTAGTAGTCGAGAAAGAACAGTGGCTCGGCGCCACACACCACCAGGTCGTTGACGCACATGGCGACCAGGTCGATGCCGATGCTGTCGTGCTTGTTCAGGTTCAGTGCCAGGCGCAGCTTGGTGCCGACGCCGTCAGTACCGGAAACCAGCACAGGCTGCTTGTAGCCGGCCGGGATTTCGCAGAGGGCGCCAAAACCGCCCAGGCCGCCCATGACTTCCGGGCGCGCAGTGCGCTTGGCGACGCTCTTGATGCGTTCGACCAATGCTTCACCGGCGTCGATGTCTACACCGGCGTCCTTGTAGCTCAGGGAGGGTTGCTTGCTCATGATCCAGGCCTTTAGGGGGGATTCAGGGGTAACGACCGAGTTCAGCGGGGCCGCCGAAATCGACGAGGGCGATTGCCTCACGCGAATTTCGAGGGTGCCCGGCTGTTGCCGGTCTGCGAAGGCGCGCGATTTTATCAGGCTTGAGAGGCAGCGGCCATCCTCACGCCGACAGCAGGGGCATATCCGCCTAAAAAAAACGTAATTGCCCCCGTCTCAGTAGCATCCTGCTCGCTCGCGCAGGGTATCGTCATTAACCGTCTATCGTTATGGCAGTGCGAAAACTTACCCGGGACGTGTGAATGTTTTGCGTCGAGCGATGGTCACAGCCTTGCTCGATCGTCTTCATGCGGTCTGTTCCACCCGCCCTTGTCGTCAGGAATCTTCCATGCGTTTTTGTAAATTCTTGTTTGCAGGTTGTTTGTCATTGGTCAGCCTGGTCAGTCAGGCCGAAACGGTGAAAGGCCTTTATCTAGTGCGCGAGCCTGTCAGCAGCCAGACGCAGGAAGAGCGCGATCAAGCGACACAGCGTGCGTTGGATACGCTGGTGCTGCGCCTGACCGGCGATCCGAAGGCGGCGCAAAATCCGGGCTTGGCGGCGATTCGCAAAGATCCGCAACAAATTATCAGCCAATACGGTTTTGAGGCGGGGCCACCGGAAGTGCTGAAAGTCGATTTCGATCCGGCGACCACCGAACAGGCCTTGCGCCGCGCCGGACTGGCCATGTGGGGAGCGAATCGGCCATCGATCCTCGGTTGGTGGGTGAACGAGTCCACGGAGGGTGCGAGCCTGGTCGGCGATGGCCAGGCGAATGCCGCTCCACTGCGTCGGGCCGCGCAGCACCGAGGCTTGCCACTGCGTCTGCCGCTGGCGGATTTGGGTGAGCAGGGTGTTGCCACGGCACCGAATCTGGAAAGTGCTGACCCGGCACCGCTGCGCGCGGCATCGGAACGTTACAATGCCGACGCTGTGTTGGCGGTGCATGCCCGTGAAGAGGGTGGTCAGTGGCAAGCCAAGTGGCGTCTGTGGCTGGGTGACCAGAAAGAGGCGGGTAGCGTTCAGGGTGCAGATCAGGCCGCCGTGGCGGATGCGGTTATGTTGGCGGTCAACGAACGTCTGGCGCCGCGATTCGTCGCCAAGCCTGGGGCTTCGTCGCAACAGTTGCTGGAAGTGCAGGGCATGAACCTGGAGCGTTATGCGACGCTGGGGCGTTTGCTGGAGCCTTTTGGCGGGCGTCCGCAAAGTGTTGATGGCGATCGGATTCTTTATCGGGTCAATGGCAGTGCCGATCAATTGCGGGCGCAGTTGTCGCTGGCGAAGTTGCAAGAGGTTGCTTTGGAACCCGCACCGGCCCCCGCCCCCGTTACACCTGTTCAACCAGTCGCTGGTGGCGCTGCTCCTGCTGTTACGCCAACCCCGGCACCGACACCGCAGTTGCGTTTCCGCTGGTAGATTTTCTTTCTTTATATAGAAGCAATGGAGTGGTTCATGGCCGATACGCGGCGCTGGTTCTGGTTGGGTGCAGTCGTTCTGTTCTGCGCGTTTATCTGGTTGTTGCATCCGATTCTGACGCCGTTTCTGGTGGCGTTGTTGTTGGCCTATCTGTTTGACCCGTTGGTGGATCGGCTGGAAAACGCCGGGCTGTCGCGCACGT
The Pseudomonas sp. MYb327 DNA segment above includes these coding regions:
- the purM gene encoding phosphoribosylformylglycinamidine cyclo-ligase — protein: MSKQPSLSYKDAGVDIDAGEALVERIKSVAKRTARPEVMGGLGGFGALCEIPAGYKQPVLVSGTDGVGTKLRLALNLNKHDSIGIDLVAMCVNDLVVCGAEPLFFLDYYATGKLNVDTAAQVVTGIGAGCELSGCSLVGGETAEMPGMYEGEDYDLAGFCVGVVEKSEIIDGSKVAAGDALLALPSSGPHSNGYSLIRKIIEVSGADIENTQLDGKPLTDLLMAPTRIYVKPLLKLIKETGAVKAMAHITGGGLLDNIPRVLPKGAQAVVDVASWTRPAVFDWLQEKGNVDENEMHRVLNCGVGMVICVAQEHVETALNVLREAGEQPWVIGQISTAAEGAASVELKNLKAH
- a CDS encoding DUF2066 domain-containing protein, with the protein product MRFCKFLFAGCLSLVSLVSQAETVKGLYLVREPVSSQTQEERDQATQRALDTLVLRLTGDPKAAQNPGLAAIRKDPQQIISQYGFEAGPPEVLKVDFDPATTEQALRRAGLAMWGANRPSILGWWVNESTEGASLVGDGQANAAPLRRAAQHRGLPLRLPLADLGEQGVATAPNLESADPAPLRAASERYNADAVLAVHAREEGGQWQAKWRLWLGDQKEAGSVQGADQAAVADAVMLAVNERLAPRFVAKPGASSQQLLEVQGMNLERYATLGRLLEPFGGRPQSVDGDRILYRVNGSADQLRAQLSLAKLQEVALEPAPAPAPVTPVQPVAGGAAPAVTPTPAPTPQLRFRW